A genomic stretch from Mastacembelus armatus chromosome 7, fMasArm1.2, whole genome shotgun sequence includes:
- the LOC113146089 gene encoding ATP-dependent 6-phosphofructokinase, muscle type-like yields the protein MGVGRAIAVLTSGGDAQGMNAAVRATVRVGLYTGAKVYFVHEGYQGLVDGGENICPATWESVSMMLQLGGTVIGSARCKDFRTREGRMKAACNLVKLGITNLCVIGGDGSLTGANQFRTEWSGLLDDLVRAGKITEEGAKKSSHLNIVGMVGSIDNDFCGTDMTIGTDSALHRIIEVVDAIATTAQSHQRTFILEVMGRHCGYLALVTALACGADWVFIPEMPPDDGWENHLCRRLTDQRTRGSRLNVIIVAEGAMSRDGTLITSDQIKKLVTDSLGFDTRTTVLGHVQRGGTPSAFDRILGSRMGVEAVMALLEATPDTPACVVSLSGNQAVRLPLMECVQVTKDVTAAMAEGRFDEAIKLRGKSFENNWNTYKLLAHINPPDVKSNINVAIMNIGAPCAGMNAAVRAAVRMGIIQGHSMLAVHDGFDGLAHGQVEPITWTSVSGWTGKGGSALGTKRTLPAKLLEEISHNIAKFNIHALVIIGGFEAYVGALELVQAREKYEEMCIPMVVIPATVSNNVPGSDFSIGADTALNTITSTCDRIKQSAAGTKRRVFIVETMGGYCGYLATMAGLAAGADAAYIFEEKFNIKDLQVNVEHLVEKMKTTVKRGLILRNENCNANYTTDLIFNLYSEEGKGVFDCRKNVLGHMQQGGTPTPFDRNFATKMGAKSVLWLTDKLRECYRHGRIFANSQDSACLLGMRKRALTFQPLNELKEDTDFEHRIPKTQWWLKIRPIMKILAKYDIKLDTSEHTDMEHVIQKRRP from the exons GTATGAATGCTGCTGTGAGAGCCACGGTCAGAGTTGGTCTCTACACTGGGGCCAAAGTCTACTTCGTTCATGAG GGCTACCAGGGCCTGGTGGATGGAGGAGAAAATATTTGCCCTGCCACGTGGGAGAGTGTGTCCATGATGCTTCAGCTG GGGGGAACTGTCATTGGCAGTGCTCGTTGCAAGGACTTCAGAACCAGGGAGGGTCGCATGAAGGCCGCCTGCAACCTGGTGAAGTTGGGCATCACCAACCTGTGTGTGATCGGTGGCGATGGCAGCCTGACAGGAGCCAACCAGTTCAGGACTGAGTGGAGCGGACTGCTTGATGACCTGGTCCGAGCTG gtAAGATTACAGAAGAAGGAGCTAAGAAATCTTCCCACCTCAACATTGTTGGCATGGTCGGATCCATTGACAATGACTTCTGTGGCACCGACATGACCATTGGTACTGACTCCGCCCTGCACCGCATCATTGAGGTGGTGGATGCTATCGCCACAACTGCACAGAG CCACCAGAGGACATTCATATTGGAAGTCATGGGCAGACACTGTGG gtACCTGGCCCTGGTGACGGCTCTGGCCTGCGGTGCTGACTGGGTGTTCATTCCAGAGATGCCACCAGATGACGGCTGGGAGAACCACTTGTGCAGGAGGCTAACAGAc CAAAGAACTCGAGGTTCTCGTCTGAATGTGATCATTGTGGCTGAGGGTGCAATGTCAAGGGACGGCACACTGATTACCTCTGACCAGATCAAAAAG CTGGTGACTGACAGTCTCGGCTTCGATACTCGTACCACTGTTCTTGGACACGTGCAGAGAGGTGGCACACCCTCCGCCTTCGACAGAATCCTG ggaaGCAGGATGGGTGTGGAGGCAGTGATGGCACTGTTGGAGGCCACTCCGGATACTCCTGCCTGTGTGGTCAGCCTGTCTGGGAACCAGGCAGTCAGACTGCCTCTCATGGAGTGTGTGCAAGTG ACCAAAGATGTGACTGCTGCTATGGCTGAGGGCAGATTTGATGAGGCTATCAAGCTCAGGGGAAA GAGTTTTGAGAACAACTGGAACACATACAAGCTGCTGGCTCACATCAACCCTCCAGATGTTAAG AGTAACATCAATGTGGCCATCATGAACATCGGAGCTCCCTGCGCCGGTATGAACGCTGCAGTCCGTGCAGCTGTCAGGATGGGcatcatccagggtcacagcaTGTTGGCTGTGCATGACGGCTTCGACGGCCTGGCTCATGGACAG GTTGAGCCGATCACCTGGACTTCCGTGAGTGGCTGGACTGGAAAAGGAGGCTCAGCACTGGGCACCAAAAG AACTTTGCCAGCTAAACTATTGGAGGAAATCAGCCATAACATTGCGAAGTTCAATATCCACGCTTTGGTGATCATTGGTGGGTTTGAG GCCTATGTGGGGGCCCTGGAACTGGTTCAGGCCAGAGAGAAATATGAGGAAATGTGCATTCCCATGGTGGTTATCCCTGCCACCGTGTCCAACAACGTCCCCGGCTCTGACTTCAGCATTGGCGCTGACACTGCCCTTAACACCATCACCTCT ACCTGTGATAGAATCAAGCAATCTGCAGCAGGGACCAAGCGCCGTGTGTTCATTGTTGAGACTATGGGGGGATACTGCGGCTACTTAGCCACCATGGCCGGTCTAGCCGCCGGGGCCGATGCAGCCTACATCTTTGAAGAAAAATTCAACATCAAAGACCTGCAG GTGAACGTAGAGCATCTTGTGGAGAAGATGAAGACAACAGTGAAGAGAGGTTTGATTCTGAG GAATGAGAACTGTAATGCCAACTACACCACTGACTTAATCTTCAACCTGTATTCAGAGGAGGGCAAAGGCGTCTTCGACTGCCGTAAGAATGTTCTCGGACACATGCAGCAG GGTGGCACTCCAACGCCCTTCGACAGAAACTTTGCCACTAAGATGGGTGCCAAGTCTGTTCTTTGGCTGACTGACAAACTCAGAGAGTGCTACAGGCATG GTCGTATCTTCGCTAACTCACAGGACTCTGCCTGTTTGCTGGGCATGAGAAAGAGGGCGCTCACCTTCCAGCCCCTTAACGAACTGAAGGAAGACACAGATTTTGA GCACCGCATCCCAAAGACGCAGTGGTGGCTGAAGATCAGGCCCATCATGAAGATCCTGGCCAAGTACGACATCAAACTAGACACATCTGAACACACCGACATGGAGCATGTGATCCAGAAAAGGAGACCTTAG